A segment of the Solanum lycopersicum chromosome 9, SLM_r2.1 genome:
CCTTTGCCCTTCCTGAACATTAGTCTTATGGTTGCTGCATGAGCAAGGACATGGCCTCCTGCTGGTTTCTTTGGATCTGATATGAACACACCACCTCCTGGATCAGCTATAACTGCATTCATCAATACAAGTACTTGTGTTAGCATGGGTAGAGTTTCAATGTCGAGAAAGGCAATCAATATACAGTAACATAAAAAGAAAGTCTGTTTAGCTGTTTGCACAGTGCCATGCAAAGAGTATTACATAGGAAGTTTTGGAGTCAAATCCATTTACATCGACACTTAGGAAGTAGCAGTGTATCTATACACTTGTTCTTTCTGCGTTAAATCTAAACAAATACATTTTGTAAAACGCAAGGTTGGATTGTATACCTTGATTGGTCATGTAAACAGCAACATTAAATTCCTCAGCTATCTTTATCAATCGTGACAGCATCTGAGCCAACTTTTGCTGAAATGGCAAGAAGGCGTAAGCATTCAGAAAAAGTCTACCAGAACAGGTGATTGCAGGTTCTTCTCAACACAGATAAATATCAGAGATAggtttttaattaatcaaatattatgCTTGTGTATTTAGTTATACCTGACGGTCTGCAAGCTCTCCTCTTCCAGTGAAATCCACTCGAAATAAAGCAATCACAGAGTCAACAATCTGCAAGTAAAATTTCAGTATCTGAGACAACTGCCGCCAGTAATGGTCTTATTCAAGATAAAGCAGATGATGTGGCTTTCACCAGAAGTCTGAAAGGCTCTTCAGCCATTTTTGCTGCCAGACCAAGAAGCAGGTTATATTGATGTTCATATGTGTATGCGCGAGCATAAATGATCTGATCACATAATAAGGAAAGAAAGGATAAGAAATCAGTACACTAAACAAAGAGCAGTAGATGATTAAATGTGGGTGTAAAAGACCCTTTACATTGTCAAGAACTGCTCCAGCGTCCATTCCAAATCTTTCAGCAATGGGAACAACACGATCTGGCCGACTGTAGTACACTTGGTTgaggaaaaaagataaaatggaAGGAAGCAGCATTCACTTGAGTTTCTGCAGCTGCTACTTAATGAAGAGAGTAATAGGTGCTAGTTTGAATTTTCATATGAGTTGCGAAATATTAGCAAGGATACAATGTTCCCTCAGTATCAATGTAAGCCACCTTTCCATTCCCTCCTTTCATACTAGTCGGAAGCTGCAGTAAATCAGACAAATCAATTGGCAATCTTGTTAAACTCCGAATGATATCATGATTCAGCATAAAGCATATAAAGGATCAGAAGTAATCTAGACGGTAATGATGTTCCATTGCTTCTGACTAAGATCAGAGGTGAACCTGAGTAGAGACACAGAGAGTATGAGCAAGTTGTGTCTTTCCAGATCTGAATAAATAGTTCATACAGCAGAGTTAGATGAAATATTCTACTAAAGCTCTACCACAAGGTTAATACAATATTTGATTGATCCTTACCTGAATTCCCCAAAAGCTTCAGTTATTGCTGAAGTTTCTATTCCTCCTTCAAAAGTTCAcacgaaaaagaaaaaaagaaacaacaagaATCAGGAGTATTTTCTGTACAAACTATAAGGCATTCAGAATTCATCATATAGGAGCAAAAAGTTACCTCCTAAGAGTTCATCCAATGCCTGGCTTCCAGTTGTGATGCGAACTACTGCCTTCCTCTGTAACAAACATGTAGTTATATCAGTCTTCTGTTTTTATTTATCGAAGGCACAAATAGGACTTTGCTCTTGCTTATGCCACACAAGCAGAAGAATGGAAGTGAATGCCAAGGAAAACAAAAACAGTGATTTTATTCATACTAATGTGATcctatttattaatttagtgaCGTCAATGTATTAGTAACTTATAATGGAATTAGTCCAACAAACTCCAGTAAGTTCATGCATAAAACggaaagagagaagaaaatgtATACTTTGAGCAGAGCATCACTCCCAGTAATGTAGCCGAAGTTCTGCAAGGAACAAAAAGAGACAGTAAGTAGCAGAAAACACAGATGATGGTATAATCAACAGGAATATAACTATCAGATATAAATCATCAACCACTATCTTCTCCGCTGCTTCACAGATCTTTTCAACTTTTGCCTCAGATAACCCTTTGATCCCAGTCAAGTTCTGGAAACACGAAAAGTAGGATACTTATTAGATGGAAGAGTGACGAATGGAAGTATAAACCAGCACTTAGTGGATAGTAACACGAGTTGCTTTTTCCTTTCACCTTCTTTGTGTGCATCATCAAGCCATTGCAGGTGTAGATACCAGCGTCTTGCAGCTTCTTCACGTCCCCAGCATTGATTCCATGAGTGATCACTGCATAAATGACCAATCATTTTAAACAAATGATTCGACTTTTAATCCTTATAGAAGTTATCAGGATcacaataatttatatttgatattgaaaAGTGAAAACAGAGAATATAGCTTCATCCTTCCAGTTTAAGATCTGCTATTGTATTTTACATTCAATTGTATAAGTTCAAGGAGATAGCCATCTATTAAAGACTACTGCATGGCATACCTTACATTTAGATATCAGAAGGATAATACAACAAATTTGAGTTTGTACTCCCCTAAAACACAGTTATTGAGATCCCCAATACATTCATAACATTCAAAAGGATCGTGATACATATTATCAACAATGAAAACATCATAAACAGAAGAGGAACCCGAAACTGTGCAAATTATGCTACAATGATGAgatcaaaacacataaacacaCTGATGGAAATATAAGATAAACGATAAAATAATGAGCATAAAACCAGTTACTAAAATATATGGACATAGTGTAATCAACTGATTTGGAGCCAGAATTGTATGAGTTGATGAAGAGAAATACAGAGAGCAATGAATTTGCTAAAATTAAACTAAGTTCCTTGAATCGACTATAACAGAAGAATTGAAACCTGAAACCGTGATAATTCTCCAGAGAGATAAGATCAATTAACATACACAAAAACAGCTAGCATTGATAGAATATTGGGACAAGTAGCTTGAACGATGAGGAAAGAGTGATTATGCACATAAACAATCTGTACTAAACTACTCCAgagaaaaacataatataacaGAGAAAACCTAATCAGGTACAGATTTACAGTAAACTAAAACGAATTCCTAAGCTAAACAACGTTGCTGTTGATTTTCTCAGGTGAAATTTACATATTGTACTCCACAACACAGTGTATTGAGTCAAACTGAAAAACAGAGACATGATTTTCATTAACTAACAAGCAAAAATCAAGCAGCattgaataatgaatatttGAAGTTAAACAATGCTTCTgtttaattttgaagaaaaacgAGAACACATTGTTTACTGACAGAGCTGGAAAAGGATAATTATAAGAATTTCGCAAGGGAATAGGAAAATGATATTACGTTTATCAATAGCTTCAAACAAGTCTTCTTCATCGTCGATCTCTTCTCTTTCAACTAGCTGTAACTGGTCTTCAGGCCTGAAACATTCAATCAACACATCAGATATACATATCACAATCAGAACGATAAGAAAATTGTAAACATAGACGAGAGATAAAGGAACTGGAGATTACTTGAATGCAAGCATCTTCAGACTGATTGAGAGGATAACGGTGAtggaaatttgaaaatttgctGAAAGGAAATAGAAATGGTGGTGTTTCCCGTGAGTTTGAAAATATGAATTCTCTCTGAGAGTTGTTAAGAGTTTATATACACAAGCGGAACCCGCGAAGTTCTAtggattttaatttattttcgtGTTTGGGTTCCGATTGCATGTGGTCACGTACAATTTACTCTGGTGGAGCCTTTTTCTTAATTCCTTTGAAATTTTAGAGATattgtttgtaaattgtaattGAAATCACACATGCTAAGGAACGATATTATTTTAACTGTTGAGAAATGCAAGTTATATgtaaaaatagttttatatttttgaattacaGTAGTAATTGATGGTTAGTTTAAGCTCGATCTTGATTAGTTAGAGCGTGAATAACATATATGAGAAACTcaacattaaataataaatttataatagaaTCTGCGACTTCACATTtaatatcatatcaaatattGTTCCATGTGCAAATAATTGGAACTTACTTATCTAAGTTTTGCATATAATTTAACGATATTCAGTAAAGTTGATATGGATTATGTGTCGAGAGTTATGGAGATTGGAGGCCCTTCTACACTTTAGCAATACTTCAAGTTATGATTGCTAGGTATATGGAGAAGTCTACATTTTTGGCTTggattcataaaattttattatgttgatgatgtataaatatagaataaaaagATGTATGCAAATAAGTGAACAATTAAGATATGTGAAACTATCGAATTAGAAGAGaatctgaaatttttttacgtaaataataaatagaaaataacttGTTGCACCTATTAGTTTGGATTTTGGGAATTACATGATCACTTGCACTGAATCTGTGCTACTAGTGattattttgtgaaatttcTCATTACATAGATGCTCTTTCTCTGCTGTATGAAGATTTGTCATTACCTAGTTATTGAAAAATGCGTAGTAGAAAAGGCAATATAGATATGGCATTAACAAAATAACTACTAGTATACTAGGAACTACtttccatttatttttacttttcacCTTTTGTTATCGAGAGTCGAAGCCAAAAATTTTGATAAGAGGgttcaaaattcaaagaaaagacACACGAAGTAGTCGAAGGGGGttcgacatctactatatatatttaaaaaattatcatatacaaataatataatttttcgtcgAAGGGGGTTCGAACGAACACCTTAAAGATATGATGGCCCGCCACTGTCGAGAGTCAAACGGTATAAATTTTGATCAACATTTCAGATGTAGTTTTTTCATCATTCGAATATGAGAAGTACTATTAGAATTTTCCATATAGTTTTTGTAAATCCAAATTTAAAATGTTGAATTAATCTAATTTGATTTTGCTTCGGCGATTAGTTAATCGATTCTCATAAAGCAAAATgtgacaattaaaagtgaacaGAGAAAGTAATGAAACTACAAATCTTGATTAAAATTTACGTGAACTCATTAATGTTTATTGTtatcatatataataatttgaggTTGTTATAAAACTTATAAATTCAAATCCTAACTTGATGTCATTATAAAACTCATTAAAGTTCAAATCTGAACTTAATATCTtatataaaaacttaaaaatttcaaatcatgtCAACTGAAAATATAAGTTGAGAAATGACTATGTGATATAATGTGTTAGTGAATGAGGAAACAAGAAAAGTGAAGATATCATTTCATTCAAAGCCCAAAAATTAATTCTGAAAAAGGATGATAATCATTGTCTTTTCTTTcacgaaaaagaaaaacaatcaaACAAACAGATAAAATAAAGTGATTTTCGTACCCCCTTTATTTTTCCATTATCTTTCATcatttcgaaaaaaaaaaattatatcattgatataaatttatttgaaaatatatctcaatcatattaatatgctcgtctatgttaatatttgtgatacataatcaacacaccaattatcataaaaatattgtagTAATTTGAAGAACAAACTCGTCAtt
Coding sequences within it:
- the LOC101259196 gene encoding meiotic recombination protein DMC1 homolog, producing MLAFKPEDQLQLVEREEIDDEEDLFEAIDKLITHGINAGDVKKLQDAGIYTCNGLMMHTKKNLTGIKGLSEAKVEKICEAAEKIVNFGYITGSDALLKRKAVVRITTGSQALDELLGGGIETSAITEAFGEFRSGKTQLAHTLCVSTQLPTSMKGGNGKVAYIDTEGTFRPDRVVPIAERFGMDAGAVLDNIIYARAYTYEHQYNLLLGLAAKMAEEPFRLLIVDSVIALFRVDFTGRGELADRQQKLAQMLSRLIKIAEEFNVAVYMTNQVIADPGGGVFISDPKKPAGGHVLAHAATIRLMFRKGKGEQRVCKVFDAPNLPESEAVFQITAGGIADAKD